The proteins below come from a single Methyloprofundus sedimenti genomic window:
- a CDS encoding polysaccharide pyruvyl transferase family protein: MRIVLTGGWGYGNLGDDAILNSTITIIKAAYPHCIIDVLTYNIADSKIHETKTVHLHKSVHSYVDLGSSELTYKKLGITYSFNRKLYLLAKRTLVESQFWCNIKNFKRLSTPALDVIKGADLLVVAGGGYFNEKWMSNVISHLVEMTIAIELKIPFLVTGPTIGTFADKKLNKLIMNIFREAKYIYVRDSFSLEQFKIENIKSKIIPDIVLSKWNKPINETIKSEDITIGLIITNKDKNFLERLSQSLSKYSYSCQRNCSINIIMSRLWKSDFLTSLYVQKKLETLGITTKLVIPGSFHTLEKELSECSLVISENLHGLILATRNGVPIIAINDYSVGSPNYKKFISFSLQVDSKEYVINNETSVTDIYFKINSAYENTNNFIKKSNKLCISVKNKSEQFLAMPI, encoded by the coding sequence ATGAGAATAGTATTAACAGGTGGATGGGGATATGGTAATCTTGGTGATGATGCAATTTTGAACTCAACTATAACTATTATAAAGGCGGCATATCCACACTGTATAATAGATGTTCTTACTTACAATATTGCTGATTCTAAGATACATGAAACAAAAACAGTACACTTACATAAATCTGTGCATTCCTACGTTGACTTAGGGTCTAGCGAACTTACCTATAAAAAATTAGGTATAACATATTCATTTAATCGAAAATTGTATCTTCTAGCCAAGCGAACGTTAGTTGAATCACAATTTTGGTGTAATATTAAAAATTTTAAACGCCTTAGCACGCCAGCATTAGATGTTATTAAAGGGGCTGATCTATTAGTTGTGGCAGGAGGAGGCTATTTTAATGAAAAATGGATGAGTAATGTAATATCCCATTTGGTTGAAATGACAATAGCTATTGAATTAAAAATTCCTTTTTTAGTGACAGGCCCTACAATAGGCACATTTGCAGATAAAAAATTAAACAAGTTAATAATGAATATATTTAGAGAGGCAAAATATATTTATGTTAGAGATTCATTTTCACTAGAACAATTTAAAATTGAAAATATAAAATCAAAAATAATCCCTGATATAGTTTTATCAAAATGGAATAAACCCATAAATGAAACCATAAAATCTGAGGATATAACTATTGGTCTTATTATTACAAATAAAGATAAAAACTTTCTAGAAAGATTATCTCAATCTTTAAGTAAATATTCTTACTCTTGTCAAAGAAATTGCTCCATAAACATAATTATGAGTCGTTTATGGAAATCAGACTTCCTAACAAGTCTATATGTCCAGAAAAAACTAGAGACATTAGGAATAACTACTAAACTAGTTATTCCTGGATCTTTTCATACTTTAGAAAAAGAATTATCTGAATGCAGCCTCGTTATAAGTGAAAACTTACATGGTTTAATACTTGCCACAAGAAATGGAGTACCTATTATAGCCATTAATGATTATTCGGTTGGATCTCCTAATTATAAAAAATTCATTTCATTTTCACTGCAAGTAGACTCAAAAGAGTATGTAATTAATAATGAAACTAGTGTGACTGATATTTATTTTAAAATAAATTCAGCATACGAAAATACAAATAATTTTATTAAAAAATCCAACAAACTATGTATTAGTGTAAAAAACAAATCCGAACAGTTTTTAGCTATGCCAATATAA
- a CDS encoding polysaccharide biosynthesis/export family protein, with amino-acid sequence MQIKNIILMFLAQGLVACSVVPGMHMSPFSDESSIEMPTKEKNAAILKELNIQTITAQTIIDLEKNFNNYSLGPNNVANLYFDWRIGSKATKGSQLTQKPRQYRVGPRDILTITVWDHPELTIPAGSFRSAEAAGNVVGEDGNFYYPYVGVVKAAGKTVEEIRTELSAKLSKYIERVQLDVRVTTYRSQRAYIVGEVKQPGIQLVRDIPLTVLEAINNAGGVTSEADQRSITLSRDDKTYNINLLALYEGGDIRQNVTLQHGDVLSVPDRQFNKIFVLGDTGIGGLGSQRSRSVYMNKGRMTLTEAISEAGGPTQDASDPARIFIFRTDLGEPKIYHLDAKSPDALLLGERFPLQPRDIIFIDRAEGIRWNQIINQIEPTVALVRSIQGVF; translated from the coding sequence ATGCAAATTAAAAATATAATATTGATGTTTCTTGCTCAAGGGTTGGTGGCTTGTTCAGTTGTGCCTGGTATGCATATGAGTCCATTTTCGGACGAATCCAGCATTGAAATGCCAACTAAAGAAAAAAATGCAGCGATTTTAAAAGAACTTAATATTCAGACGATAACTGCCCAAACCATTATTGATTTAGAAAAAAATTTCAATAACTATAGTTTAGGGCCGAATAATGTTGCAAATCTTTATTTTGACTGGCGTATAGGTTCAAAAGCGACCAAAGGATCACAACTCACACAAAAACCCCGGCAGTACCGTGTTGGGCCCCGAGATATTTTAACCATCACGGTATGGGATCACCCTGAGCTCACTATACCTGCAGGATCATTTCGTTCTGCAGAAGCAGCAGGAAATGTGGTTGGTGAAGATGGAAATTTTTACTATCCTTATGTGGGTGTCGTAAAAGCGGCGGGTAAGACAGTAGAAGAAATTCGCACAGAATTATCTGCCAAACTTTCGAAATATATAGAACGCGTACAACTTGATGTACGCGTAACAACCTATCGTAGTCAACGCGCTTATATAGTTGGTGAGGTTAAACAGCCAGGCATACAATTGGTCAGGGATATTCCCTTAACCGTACTGGAAGCAATTAACAATGCGGGAGGGGTGACATCAGAAGCAGATCAACGCAGTATTACGCTGAGTCGGGATGACAAAACTTACAATATCAATTTATTAGCACTGTATGAAGGTGGAGATATCAGACAAAATGTGACACTTCAGCATGGGGATGTTCTGAGTGTGCCAGATAGGCAATTTAATAAGATATTTGTATTGGGTGATACCGGGATTGGAGGACTAGGTTCTCAAAGGTCGCGCAGTGTCTATATGAACAAAGGTAGAATGACTCTGACCGAGGCAATTAGTGAGGCAGGTGGACCAACACAAGATGCATCTGATCCAGCGAGAATTTTCATATTTAGAACGGATCTTGGGGAGCCAAAAATTTATCACCTGGATGCAAAATCGCCTGATGCCTTATTATTAGGTGAGCGTTTTCCACTTCAACCGCGAGACATAATTTTTATTGATCGTGCTGAAGGCATACGCTGGAATCAAATTATCAATCAGATCGAACCAACTGTGGCTTTAGTTAGAAGTATTCAAGGTGTTTTTTAA
- a CDS encoding UDP-glucose dehydrogenase family protein, whose translation MRIAVIGSGYVGLVSGTCFAQMGNKVTCVDVDEQKITSLKQGIIPIYEPGLEQMVVDNQKKGSLLFSTDIEQAILNAQVVFVAVGTPMSDDGSADLQYVLAVAKSIGQYMLGDMIIVDKSTVPVGTADKVKITIQAELDKRIKHTVDEKLKATLQQLNFDVVSNPEFLKEGAALDDFMKPDRVIIGAESERAVQVMRNLYAPFMKSHDRFIKMDLRSAEMTKYAANAMLATKISFMNEISNICERVGADVNKVRDGIGSDTRIGYSFIYPGCGYGGSCFPKDVQALVKTAKDFDYVPRILDAVEAVNYAQKSVIANKIIKRFGENLDGKTFAVWGLAFKPETDDMREASSTTIINELTSKGAKIVAYDPKAQHEAKTFYLKGNKNVTYAAAKYAALPQADALILITEWQEFRSPDFDEIKKLLKAPVFFDGRNQFEKQRMQDMGFEYFQIGVKD comes from the coding sequence ATGAGAATTGCGGTTATTGGCTCTGGCTATGTTGGTTTGGTTAGTGGCACTTGCTTTGCTCAAATGGGCAATAAAGTCACCTGTGTAGATGTAGATGAACAAAAAATCACCTCTCTCAAACAAGGCATTATTCCCATCTACGAACCTGGCTTAGAGCAAATGGTGGTCGATAATCAAAAAAAAGGTTCTTTGCTGTTTAGTACTGATATAGAGCAGGCTATTTTAAATGCACAAGTTGTATTTGTTGCGGTCGGTACTCCAATGTCAGATGATGGATCAGCCGATTTACAATATGTTTTAGCGGTGGCTAAAAGTATTGGTCAATATATGCTGGGTGATATGATTATCGTCGATAAATCAACGGTCCCTGTTGGAACAGCGGATAAGGTAAAAATAACCATCCAGGCAGAGCTAGATAAACGAATTAAACATACCGTTGATGAAAAATTAAAAGCGACACTTCAGCAATTAAACTTTGATGTGGTGAGTAACCCTGAGTTTTTAAAGGAAGGCGCGGCACTAGATGATTTTATGAAGCCTGACCGGGTCATTATTGGCGCTGAAAGTGAACGGGCAGTGCAAGTTATGCGTAACCTGTATGCCCCGTTTATGAAAAGTCATGATCGATTCATAAAAATGGATCTGCGATCGGCCGAAATGACTAAATATGCGGCTAATGCGATGCTGGCAACAAAAATCAGCTTTATGAATGAAATATCCAATATCTGTGAAAGAGTGGGTGCTGATGTAAATAAAGTAAGAGATGGCATTGGATCAGATACTCGCATCGGATATAGCTTTATTTACCCGGGGTGTGGGTATGGTGGCAGTTGCTTTCCTAAAGATGTACAAGCCCTGGTAAAAACGGCAAAAGACTTTGACTATGTCCCGCGAATTCTGGATGCAGTTGAAGCTGTAAATTATGCTCAAAAATCGGTTATTGCAAACAAGATCATTAAACGTTTTGGAGAAAATCTTGACGGGAAAACGTTTGCTGTTTGGGGACTGGCATTTAAACCCGAAACGGATGATATGCGTGAAGCAAGCTCAACGACAATTATCAATGAACTGACAAGTAAAGGTGCAAAAATTGTCGCTTATGACCCTAAAGCACAGCATGAAGCAAAAACGTTTTATTTAAAAGGTAATAAAAATGTTACATACGCTGCAGCAAAATATGCAGCATTACCCCAGGCAGATGCGTTAATTTTAATTACTGAATGGCAGGAATTCAGAAGTCCGGATTTTGATGAAATCAAGAAACTATTGAAAGCCCCTGTTTTTTTTGATGGACGCAACCAGTTTGAAAAACAGCGCATGCAAGACATGGGATTTGAATATTTTCAAATTGGAGTAAAAGATTGA
- a CDS encoding transposase has protein sequence MAVLPNRKKETVKIFLQSIPVEIKRTIQRACVEMYDGYSNAVYEGLPGVEIVVDRCHVTKSYRACAEKARIKEMKILNKALSSEEYAQLKGVMWLFRKSLWDLNEEQQIKLVQLFNYAPELKQIYIYREALTGIFNRPLSKSQAEAELNSWVEQVRNLKLDCFNSFIVTLQNWQHEITNYFLRRETSGFVEGLNNKIKVIKRRCYGIYDIGRLFQHIWLGVEGRRLFGYA, from the coding sequence TTGGCCGTATTGCCAAATCGCAAAAAGGAAACAGTGAAAATATTTCTACAAAGCATCCCCGTGGAAATTAAAAGAACAATACAACGTGCCTGTGTTGAAATGTATGACGGCTACAGTAATGCAGTGTATGAGGGACTTCCTGGCGTTGAGATTGTGGTTGATCGATGCCATGTGACCAAAAGCTATCGCGCCTGTGCAGAGAAAGCAAGAATAAAAGAGATGAAAATACTGAACAAGGCGCTTTCTAGCGAAGAGTACGCCCAACTGAAAGGCGTGATGTGGTTATTCCGAAAATCACTCTGGGACTTGAATGAAGAGCAACAAATTAAATTAGTACAGCTTTTTAATTATGCGCCAGAGCTTAAGCAAATTTATATTTATCGGGAAGCATTGACGGGTATTTTTAACCGACCTTTAAGTAAAAGTCAGGCAGAAGCTGAGCTAAATTCATGGGTCGAGCAGGTTAGAAATCTGAAGTTGGACTGTTTCAACTCATTTATAGTGACCTTACAAAACTGGCAGCATGAAATCACTAATTATTTTCTTCGCCGTGAAACCAGTGGTTTTGTAGAAGGACTGAATAACAAAATTAAGGTGATCAAAAGACGTTGTTATGGCATTTATGATATAGGGCGTTTATTTCAGCATATTTGGCTTGGTGTCGAAGGTCGACGTTTATTCGGATATGCTTAA
- a CDS encoding polysaccharide biosynthesis tyrosine autokinase encodes MEHTTGNYPLQDEDEIDLRELIGTLLENKWLIILITIIAFVIGIVKVTLETPIYQADAMLQVESSQSMMIDPFAEGMGIGGNTPVQAEMEIIKSRMIMGATVTSLNLEIVAEAKYFPVIGAAMARRFEAGNKDMLAAPWLGFSDYAWGGEIIQVDTLDMPASWIDIPITLIAGKNGQFKLFDMDEQFVTDGEVGKPVSITVDGGDTALRIFVSILKARPGTHFIVLKQSQVSAMEDLIESFSVAEKGRDIGILSFTMLSASPSRAMQTLNEVANIYVRMNVEKKSAEAQKTLEFLEKQLPTIKSQLEVATDELNEYRLKKGSVNLGIETQSILGGIVEKNTQVTLLEQKKDELRQSFTSLHPAIISIDRQINRLQKQIIQHNKKVTQLPETQQVILELSRDVQVNAELYSTMLNNLQAIKVAKSGTVGDVRVIDYAVMPTLPIKPKKSLIVAVATILGLIMAIALVFIRKAMHHGIEDPDIIEKQLNVPVYATILHSEKQLQLNKQLNKNKTYIGPPVVLVLESEDDMAIESLRSLRTTLHFAFLEAKNNIIMITGPSPGVGKSFVSTNLAIVLARAGKKVLLIDADLRRGLINKALGVSRENGLSELISNVIKPSEAIHTIDSANIDFIPTGAIPPNPSELLLHEHFGILLEDLGKKYDHIIIDSPPILAVTDACIIGRMASATLMVIRSGQHPLRELQQSVKRLKQNDVNIKGCVFNDVHLVASGYGYGKYFYQYDYQK; translated from the coding sequence ATGGAACATACTACCGGGAACTATCCGCTTCAGGATGAAGATGAAATTGATTTAAGAGAATTAATTGGCACTTTGCTTGAAAATAAATGGTTAATTATTTTAATTACCATCATAGCCTTTGTCATAGGCATAGTAAAAGTGACATTAGAGACGCCAATATACCAGGCAGATGCAATGTTACAGGTTGAGTCTTCTCAGTCAATGATGATAGATCCCTTTGCTGAAGGGATGGGGATAGGTGGTAATACCCCGGTACAGGCAGAAATGGAGATCATCAAATCCAGAATGATCATGGGGGCAACTGTAACAAGCCTCAATCTGGAAATCGTAGCCGAGGCTAAATATTTTCCGGTAATTGGTGCAGCAATGGCCAGGCGATTTGAAGCTGGCAATAAAGATATGCTTGCCGCTCCATGGCTGGGTTTTTCTGATTATGCCTGGGGAGGGGAGATAATTCAAGTTGATACTCTGGATATGCCTGCGAGCTGGATAGATATACCAATCACTTTGATTGCCGGTAAAAATGGACAATTCAAACTATTTGATATGGACGAGCAATTTGTTACCGATGGCGAGGTCGGGAAACCGGTTAGCATAACAGTTGATGGAGGAGACACAGCATTGCGTATTTTTGTGTCGATACTTAAGGCCAGGCCAGGAACACATTTTATTGTGTTAAAGCAATCACAGGTGAGTGCAATGGAGGACCTTATAGAGAGTTTTTCGGTAGCTGAAAAGGGGCGTGATATTGGAATTCTGAGCTTTACCATGTTGTCAGCATCACCTTCCAGGGCAATGCAAACACTGAATGAAGTTGCCAATATTTACGTGCGCATGAATGTTGAAAAAAAATCAGCAGAAGCACAAAAGACGCTAGAGTTTCTGGAGAAACAGCTGCCAACTATTAAAAGTCAATTAGAGGTGGCGACAGATGAATTAAATGAATATCGGCTAAAAAAGGGATCTGTCAACCTGGGTATTGAAACTCAAAGTATTTTAGGTGGCATTGTTGAGAAAAATACTCAGGTAACATTATTGGAGCAAAAAAAGGACGAGTTACGCCAAAGCTTTACATCGCTTCATCCCGCTATTATCTCTATCGACAGACAAATTAACAGGTTGCAAAAACAGATAATACAGCATAATAAAAAAGTGACACAACTACCTGAAACTCAGCAGGTTATATTAGAATTGTCCAGAGATGTGCAAGTTAATGCAGAATTGTACTCGACAATGCTTAATAATCTGCAAGCGATAAAAGTAGCTAAATCGGGTACAGTTGGCGATGTAAGAGTCATAGATTATGCCGTGATGCCAACTTTACCAATCAAACCTAAAAAAAGCTTAATTGTCGCAGTAGCCACTATTTTAGGATTAATTATGGCTATTGCTCTGGTGTTTATTCGTAAAGCCATGCACCATGGTATAGAAGACCCGGATATAATTGAAAAACAGCTTAATGTACCTGTTTATGCGACTATTCTGCACAGTGAAAAACAACTCCAGTTAAATAAGCAACTTAATAAAAATAAGACATATATCGGCCCACCTGTCGTGCTAGTGTTAGAAAGTGAAGACGATATGGCGATAGAAAGTTTGCGTAGCCTTCGTACCACACTACATTTCGCATTTCTGGAAGCAAAAAATAATATCATCATGATTACCGGGCCCAGCCCCGGAGTAGGCAAGTCCTTTGTTTCAACCAATTTGGCTATTGTCTTGGCCAGAGCTGGAAAAAAAGTATTATTAATTGATGCGGATTTACGCAGGGGCCTGATCAATAAAGCACTGGGAGTCAGTCGTGAAAATGGCTTATCAGAGCTTATTTCAAATGTCATTAAGCCGTCTGAAGCGATTCATACCATAGACAGTGCTAATATAGACTTTATCCCTACTGGCGCAATTCCCCCCAATCCTTCAGAGTTATTATTACATGAGCATTTTGGAATACTGCTTGAAGATCTTGGCAAGAAATATGACCATATTATTATTGATTCGCCTCCCATATTAGCGGTTACCGATGCGTGTATTATTGGGCGTATGGCCAGCGCAACCCTGATGGTTATTAGATCAGGTCAACACCCGTTAAGAGAATTACAGCAAAGTGTAAAACGATTAAAGCAAAATGATGTCAATATAAAAGGTTGTGTTTTTAATGATGTTCATTTGGTAGCATCTGGATATGGATATGGTAAATATTTTTATCAATATGATTATCAGAAATAG
- a CDS encoding oligosaccharide flippase family protein, whose protein sequence is MLKKVIFMSISTGARLLSGVILFIALARILSIEDFGRLTYCFSLASIMTLLVDYGFTNKLLIDIGRSHHKVKYIMGKVLMTKLFLFTILLLIFFSLNRFGFIDPLNKLIITPLIIATLLVSFGDFMNVAFRGIGHYHEETKIVTIASVIHFILIFSVAYTTEDSVMIATSFIVSRLFYLLLCIKRYNKIIGGFTFPKRKKIKILQKNIVYNFTYAMDSWLVNSMAHLDKIIINYFLGVSEVGIYQAGMNVVRGLEQLGPVLANVYLPVLAKYNSTSFEFSVIARKLHIQLLLTGFSFFCIIFLGKSTIPSIIYGVKFSGLSDIFPYFGLFLFLRYVAISQGVLLTASYLQNMRVLGLFISILIILILPPYLLNLYGITGMIFTQIIIVTILSLYYLYVLKNKEVPCGISYNSIVIILLVILLLLVNSDIYNTDFIRNGYENSINRWMGIW, encoded by the coding sequence ATGCTAAAGAAAGTTATTTTTATGTCAATATCTACAGGAGCTAGATTATTAAGCGGGGTAATTCTTTTTATTGCATTAGCAAGAATTCTTAGCATAGAAGATTTCGGAAGATTAACTTATTGCTTTAGTTTAGCTTCAATTATGACATTGCTAGTGGATTATGGATTCACTAATAAATTATTAATCGACATAGGACGTAGCCACCATAAAGTTAAATATATAATGGGGAAGGTTTTAATGACAAAATTATTCCTTTTTACAATTCTTTTGTTAATATTTTTTTCACTAAATAGATTTGGTTTTATTGATCCTTTAAATAAGTTAATAATTACCCCTCTTATTATAGCAACCTTATTGGTATCATTTGGTGATTTCATGAATGTGGCTTTTCGTGGCATTGGTCATTACCATGAAGAAACAAAAATAGTTACTATTGCTTCAGTCATTCACTTTATATTAATTTTTAGTGTCGCATATACAACTGAAGATTCAGTTATGATTGCAACCTCATTTATTGTATCAAGATTGTTTTATCTACTACTCTGCATTAAAAGATATAATAAAATAATAGGTGGATTTACTTTTCCTAAAAGAAAAAAAATTAAGATTTTACAAAAAAATATCGTATATAATTTTACATATGCAATGGATTCGTGGCTAGTTAATTCTATGGCCCATTTAGATAAAATTATAATAAATTATTTTTTAGGCGTTTCTGAGGTAGGGATCTACCAAGCAGGAATGAATGTAGTAAGAGGGTTAGAGCAATTAGGACCTGTATTGGCAAATGTCTACCTACCAGTATTAGCAAAATATAACTCAACTTCATTTGAATTTAGTGTAATAGCACGAAAATTACACATACAATTATTATTAACTGGATTTTCATTTTTTTGTATAATTTTTTTAGGGAAATCTACAATTCCAAGTATAATATATGGAGTTAAGTTTTCAGGTCTTTCAGACATATTTCCATATTTTGGTTTATTCTTGTTTCTTCGTTATGTAGCTATATCACAAGGAGTGCTACTCACAGCAAGTTATCTTCAAAACATGCGTGTTTTAGGGTTGTTCATTAGCATACTTATTATTTTGATATTGCCACCATATTTACTTAATTTATATGGAATTACAGGGATGATTTTCACTCAAATAATAATTGTCACAATACTCTCATTATATTATTTATATGTATTGAAAAATAAAGAAGTTCCTTGTGGAATAAGTTATAATAGCATTGTGATTATTTTATTAGTTATACTTTTATTATTAGTTAATTCTGATATTTACAATACAGATTTTATAAGGAATGGTTATGAGAATAGTATTAACAGGTGGATGGGGATATGGTAA
- a CDS encoding NAD-dependent epimerase, whose amino-acid sequence MKILVTGSAGFIGFHLAKKLLEQGYEVVGLDNINNYYDVNLKYGRLKELGIHKENIVKHEWSPSEAFAKHKFIKLDLADQSQMEQVFKNECFDAVCHLAAQAGVRYSIENPHVYIESNIKGFLNILEGCRQNNIKNLSYASSSSVYGLNKSQPFKASDHTEHPVSLYAATKKSNEMMAHAYSHLYGIQTTGLRFFTVYGPWGRPDMAPMLFTEAILAGKPIKVFNYGNMSRDFTYIDDIVDGLVRVINSPADKNAEWDAEKPTPESSLSNFKIYNIGHNAPVQLMGFIKEIEAALGQKAQKEMLPMQKGDVQSTYADTSDLITRFNYLPDTKLAHGIKEFIVWYKRFYNKED is encoded by the coding sequence TTGAAAATTCTGGTGACAGGGAGTGCCGGCTTTATCGGTTTTCATTTGGCAAAAAAATTACTTGAACAAGGCTATGAAGTCGTTGGCCTGGACAATATTAATAACTATTATGATGTAAACCTTAAATATGGGCGATTAAAAGAACTCGGCATACATAAAGAAAATATTGTTAAACATGAATGGTCACCATCTGAGGCTTTTGCAAAACATAAGTTTATAAAACTTGATTTGGCAGACCAATCCCAAATGGAACAGGTCTTTAAAAATGAATGTTTTGATGCTGTGTGTCATCTTGCAGCACAAGCAGGCGTGCGTTACTCGATTGAAAACCCTCATGTTTATATTGAAAGCAATATAAAAGGATTTTTAAATATACTGGAAGGCTGTCGCCAAAATAATATTAAAAACCTGTCTTATGCCTCAAGTTCATCAGTATACGGGTTAAATAAATCTCAACCCTTTAAAGCCTCTGATCATACTGAGCACCCTGTCAGTTTGTATGCAGCAACAAAAAAGTCTAATGAGATGATGGCGCATGCCTATAGCCATCTATATGGCATACAGACTACGGGACTGCGATTTTTTACCGTATATGGTCCTTGGGGGAGGCCGGATATGGCCCCCATGCTTTTTACAGAGGCGATACTTGCTGGCAAACCCATCAAAGTATTTAATTATGGCAATATGAGCAGAGATTTTACCTATATTGATGATATAGTAGACGGACTCGTCCGGGTAATTAATTCGCCTGCCGATAAGAATGCTGAATGGGATGCTGAAAAACCAACACCAGAAAGTTCATTGTCAAATTTTAAAATTTATAATATAGGGCATAATGCGCCCGTTCAATTAATGGGCTTTATTAAAGAAATAGAAGCGGCGTTAGGACAAAAAGCACAAAAAGAAATGTTACCTATGCAAAAAGGTGATGTGCAATCAACGTATGCAGACACAAGCGATTTGATAACTCGGTTTAATTACCTACCAGATACAAAATTAGCGCATGGGATAAAAGAATTTATTGTATGGTATAAACGGTTTTATAATAAGGAAGATTAG